In Desulfosalsimonas propionicica, the following are encoded in one genomic region:
- a CDS encoding inactive transglutaminase family protein, with translation MKSKSAFYIVVLILVLTGLGLAWLRHVNLDIPLVPGRTRPVWHIEARIDFVAEGEPVKVNLDLPGSPPGFAQVSEQAASTGYGFSIVDTPAGRRAEWTRRSARGDQTLYYKVQMIPETDAAKKSEVKQPPNPETVYWDPLQATAAHQLEEQAWEKSSTPISFARELIKQLTASEPDQNASLLLSQYPLPELLMRLLNHAGIAARVSMGLELQDARRYQSLKPILEVFDQDRWVPVDPRTGTHGLPENLLLWHRSGKSLLDVNGGSNSEIHFSMIRQTLPAMDLARLQFHEGGLSRLSLYSLPIEEQSVFKLLLLLPVGALIITFMRIVIGIRTSGTFMPVLIALSFLQTQLVQGIAAFVIIVALGLLLRGYLSRLNLLMVARISTLIVLVIFLTSMISVIGYELGVNLGLTITFFPMIIIAWTIERMSILWEEEGSREVLIQGLGSLSVAVLAYLCMRMPIVRHLTFNFPEIHLILLAGILTMGQYTGYKLTELKRFGVMRNNG, from the coding sequence ATGAAGTCCAAATCCGCTTTTTACATTGTTGTCCTGATTCTGGTCCTAACAGGTCTGGGGCTTGCCTGGCTCAGACATGTAAACCTGGATATTCCCCTGGTACCGGGCCGGACCCGGCCGGTCTGGCACATCGAGGCCAGAATCGACTTTGTGGCAGAGGGCGAACCGGTAAAAGTAAACCTGGATCTGCCCGGCAGCCCGCCGGGATTTGCCCAGGTCTCCGAACAGGCCGCATCAACGGGTTATGGATTTTCCATTGTGGACACTCCGGCCGGACGCCGGGCGGAATGGACCCGGCGCAGTGCCCGCGGTGATCAAACCCTGTATTACAAAGTCCAGATGATCCCTGAGACGGATGCCGCCAAAAAATCCGAGGTAAAGCAGCCGCCGAACCCTGAAACCGTGTACTGGGATCCCTTGCAGGCAACAGCCGCACACCAGCTCGAAGAACAGGCCTGGGAAAAATCAAGCACCCCTATCAGTTTTGCAAGGGAGCTGATCAAACAGCTCACTGCTTCAGAGCCGGATCAGAATGCCTCCCTGCTGCTAAGTCAGTACCCCCTGCCCGAACTTTTGATGCGTCTGCTCAATCACGCAGGCATTGCCGCACGTGTTTCCATGGGGCTGGAACTTCAGGATGCCCGCAGGTACCAGTCTTTAAAACCCATTTTGGAAGTGTTTGACCAGGACCGCTGGGTGCCGGTGGATCCGCGCACCGGAACTCACGGACTGCCCGAAAATCTGCTTTTGTGGCACAGATCCGGAAAATCCCTGCTGGATGTCAACGGCGGCAGCAACTCTGAAATCCATTTCTCCATGATCCGCCAAACGCTTCCGGCAATGGACCTGGCCCGTTTGCAATTTCACGAGGGCGGTCTTTCCCGGCTGAGCCTCTATTCCCTTCCCATCGAGGAACAAAGCGTTTTCAAACTTCTTTTGCTGCTGCCGGTGGGTGCCCTGATCATCACGTTCATGCGCATTGTCATCGGCATTCGCACTTCCGGGACATTTATGCCGGTGTTAATCGCCCTTTCCTTTCTACAAACGCAACTGGTGCAGGGCATTGCCGCCTTTGTCATTATCGTGGCCCTGGGCCTGTTGCTGCGGGGGTATCTGTCCAGGCTCAACCTGCTGATGGTGGCCCGGATTTCAACTTTGATCGTGCTGGTGATTTTTCTGACCTCCATGATCAGCGTGATTGGCTATGAACTGGGCGTGAATCTCGGACTCACCATTACCTTTTTTCCCATGATCATCATTGCCTGGACCATCGAGCGAATGAGCATCCTCTGGGAAGAGGAGGGAAGCCGGGAAGTTTTGATCCAGGGCCTTGGCAGCCTCAGCGTGGCCGTGCTGGCCTATTTGTGCATGCGCATGCCCATTGTCCGGCACCTGACCTTTAATTTTCCGGAAATCCATCTGATTCTGCTGGCCGGCATCCTGACCATGGGGCAGTACACCGGCTACAAGCTCACCGAGCTCAAACGCTTCGGGGTGATGAGGAACAACGGCTGA
- a CDS encoding ATP-dependent zinc protease family protein codes for MKRAARIFGFLLTGFLLICFAAGCGSDSFIIKRQDLSAVSDRLALLEQRMDLEAEKTDMLLDQCRNQKQFLVQSMKQHDDLLQGLEQQLRRVHDETKKKLADLESAEKPQPVSRPVLEKSGTDKMLIGRIEKVRLTPPGEIFHARIDTGATTSSLDARNIETFERDGNRWVKFQIQDPGQETFYEVEKPVVRHVRIIQASTEETTRRPVIELQFQIGGTKRIEEFTLENRSHLNYQVLIGRNILRDLMVVDVAKEFIAPLAGEKPSEKTDK; via the coding sequence ATGAAACGGGCAGCACGCATTTTTGGTTTTCTGCTCACCGGTTTTTTGCTGATCTGTTTTGCAGCCGGGTGCGGTTCCGACAGTTTTATCATCAAACGGCAGGATCTGTCTGCGGTCAGCGACAGGCTTGCGCTTCTGGAACAGCGCATGGACCTGGAGGCTGAAAAAACCGACATGCTCCTGGATCAGTGCAGGAATCAGAAACAATTTCTTGTACAATCCATGAAACAGCACGATGATTTGCTGCAGGGGCTTGAACAGCAGCTGCGCCGGGTGCACGATGAAACAAAGAAAAAGCTCGCAGATCTTGAAAGCGCTGAAAAACCCCAACCTGTATCCAGGCCCGTACTGGAGAAATCCGGCACAGACAAAATGTTGATCGGCAGGATTGAAAAAGTCCGGCTCACCCCTCCCGGCGAGATTTTCCACGCCCGCATTGATACGGGCGCAACCACTTCGTCTTTGGATGCCCGCAATATTGAAACATTTGAAAGAGACGGCAATCGCTGGGTCAAATTCCAGATTCAGGATCCGGGGCAGGAAACCTTCTACGAGGTGGAAAAGCCGGTTGTGCGGCACGTTCGCATTATTCAGGCATCCACGGAAGAAACCACCAGGCGTCCAGTCATTGAGCTTCAGTTTCAAATCGGCGGGACCAAAAGAATCGAGGAATTTACCCTTGAAAACCGTTCCCACCTGAATTATCAGGTATTGATCGGCCGAAATATTTTGCGCGATCTCATGGTCGTCGACGTTGCCAAGGAATTCATCGCCCCCCTTGCAGGAGAAAAACCAAGCGAAAAAACAGATAAATGA
- a CDS encoding sigma 54-interacting transcriptional regulator — protein sequence MARESNAVRQWYRQVFEKSGAASIIIEPDMTIAMANVEFEKLSGFAREEIEHRMKWSRFIAPEDLDKMVSYHYGRRRRESLVPEEYDCRVVDRSGQVRDIWIKVAMLPDGKHSIASFMDITDLKTAQRELQRSQASLNGVIEAAGGLIYAVSRSYRIVFLNRSMKEKIGHNATGEMCYAIFHGRNRPCANCPVHAASGGHPVRREIQSELDDRWYYAVTRQEVDPDKRVFTVETLMIDITERKQAEEALAAQADHFRQENRSLRTGMKERFRFGAIIGKSPEMQAIYENIVHAAASTANVIIYGESGTGKELVAQEIHNVGSRAEGPFVVVNCGAIPENLLESEFFGHKKGAFTGADRDRAGHLQQAHGGTLFLDEIGEISPAMQVKLLRVIDGKGFSPVGGGEVRKPDIRIIAATNRDSEFLVRQGRMREDFFFRMHVIPVYMPPLRDRREDLPLLVDHFLNLYAGSENGPKLTGAMLDAVYAHHWPGNVRELQNVIHRYVTVNRFELPGAPDPQRPAEEMFQVIQDQPASLKDALLDVEKKLIVSALKKYRWRRSDTAAALGINRRTLFKKIQQHGIK from the coding sequence ATGGCAAGAGAATCAAACGCTGTACGTCAATGGTACCGCCAGGTGTTTGAAAAATCCGGGGCGGCTTCCATTATCATCGAGCCGGACATGACCATTGCCATGGCAAATGTGGAATTTGAGAAATTAAGCGGGTTTGCCAGGGAAGAGATTGAGCACCGGATGAAATGGAGCCGGTTTATTGCCCCGGAAGACCTGGATAAAATGGTTTCTTATCATTACGGACGCAGGCGCCGGGAGTCTTTGGTTCCGGAGGAGTACGATTGCCGGGTGGTGGATCGTTCCGGGCAGGTGCGTGATATATGGATCAAGGTGGCTATGCTGCCGGATGGAAAACACTCCATTGCTTCTTTTATGGACATCACCGATCTCAAGACCGCTCAGCGGGAACTTCAAAGAAGCCAGGCATCCTTAAACGGGGTCATTGAAGCTGCAGGGGGGCTGATTTACGCGGTTAGCAGATCATACCGGATTGTATTTTTAAACCGGAGCATGAAGGAAAAAATCGGCCATAACGCCACAGGAGAGATGTGCTATGCCATTTTTCACGGCCGGAATCGGCCATGTGCCAATTGTCCGGTTCATGCGGCATCAGGCGGCCATCCGGTAAGGCGGGAGATCCAAAGCGAGCTTGACGACCGGTGGTATTATGCCGTAACCCGGCAGGAGGTTGATCCGGACAAAAGGGTTTTCACCGTTGAAACCCTGATGATCGATATCACCGAGCGAAAACAGGCCGAAGAGGCCCTTGCCGCCCAGGCCGACCATTTTCGGCAGGAAAACCGCAGCCTCAGAACCGGAATGAAGGAAAGGTTTCGCTTCGGGGCGATTATCGGCAAAAGCCCTGAAATGCAGGCTATTTATGAAAATATCGTGCATGCTGCGGCCAGCACTGCAAATGTAATCATATACGGAGAATCCGGCACCGGCAAGGAACTGGTCGCCCAGGAGATCCACAATGTGGGCAGCCGGGCAGAGGGGCCTTTTGTGGTGGTCAATTGCGGCGCAATTCCGGAAAATTTGCTTGAAAGCGAATTTTTCGGACACAAAAAAGGGGCTTTTACGGGTGCGGATCGCGACCGGGCGGGTCATTTGCAGCAGGCCCACGGCGGCACGCTGTTTCTGGATGAAATCGGAGAAATCTCCCCGGCCATGCAGGTTAAATTATTGCGCGTAATCGACGGAAAAGGTTTTTCTCCGGTTGGGGGAGGGGAGGTGCGAAAACCCGATATTCGAATCATTGCAGCCACAAATCGTGATTCTGAATTCCTGGTACGGCAGGGGCGGATGCGGGAAGATTTTTTTTTCCGCATGCACGTGATCCCGGTTTACATGCCCCCGCTGCGGGACCGAAGGGAGGATCTTCCCCTGCTCGTGGATCATTTCCTAAATTTGTATGCCGGATCAGAAAATGGGCCCAAGCTTACCGGCGCCATGCTCGATGCCGTGTATGCCCATCACTGGCCGGGAAACGTCCGGGAGCTGCAGAATGTGATTCACAGATATGTCACCGTCAACCGGTTTGAGCTGCCCGGTGCGCCTGACCCCCAAAGGCCTGCTGAAGAGATGTTTCAGGTAATTCAGGATCAGCCGGCAAGTCTGAAAGACGCCCTTCTGGATGTGGAAAAAAAGCTGATTGTCTCCGCCCTGAAAAAGTATCGCTGGCGCAGATCCGATACGGCCGCGGCTCTGGGAATCAATCGCCGCACGTTGTTTAAAAAAATTCAGCAGCATGGGATTAAGTAG
- a CDS encoding long-chain-fatty-acid--CoA ligase: MTPVNHDVLTPVQFLERSAVVYADNVAVVHGETRRTYEQFYSRVRDLAAALADAGIQKGDKVAFISPNIPPMLEAHFAVPMIGAALVCVNIRLSPKEVGYIINHSESRIVFVDNEFADRIEPVKEELPHVKRIVNICDTSDEMPLPGTDYESFLASGAGKLAPFLVEDEQEVATINYTSGTTGSPKGVMYHHRGAFLNAMGELIEFGLTPESNYLWTLPMFHCNGWCFPWAVTAAGATHVCLRKVEPETIYHMIGSEQITHLCAAPTVLIGLSAHAEQNSIKLDHHVEIMTAGAPPAPQVILNMENVGANITQTYGLTEVYGPHSICKWQDRWKSLDPEEKARIKARQGVPYVHALHMNVVDPETMTSVPRDGQTIGEIVMRGNNVMLGYYKDPRATREAFAGGWFHSGDLAVMHPDGYIQIMDRKKDIIISGGENISTVELENTIYQHPAVMEVAVVSTPDPKWGEVPKAYITPRPGAEPTAEDIIDFCKQNLARFKAPKHVVFGELPKTATGKIQKYKLREKEWSDSQKAG; the protein is encoded by the coding sequence ATGACACCGGTGAATCACGATGTGCTTACCCCTGTCCAGTTCCTGGAACGAAGCGCTGTGGTGTATGCGGACAATGTTGCAGTGGTCCACGGAGAGACCCGCCGCACCTATGAACAGTTTTATAGCCGCGTGCGCGACCTTGCCGCGGCCCTGGCCGATGCAGGTATTCAAAAGGGAGACAAGGTGGCTTTTATCAGCCCCAATATTCCGCCCATGCTTGAAGCCCACTTTGCCGTACCCATGATCGGGGCGGCTCTGGTCTGTGTCAATATCCGGCTTTCCCCAAAGGAAGTGGGCTATATTATCAATCACTCCGAATCCCGGATCGTTTTTGTGGATAATGAATTTGCCGACCGAATCGAGCCGGTCAAGGAAGAATTGCCGCATGTCAAGCGCATCGTCAACATCTGTGACACAAGCGATGAGATGCCGCTTCCGGGAACGGATTATGAATCGTTTCTGGCATCAGGTGCGGGCAAACTGGCCCCGTTTTTGGTGGAAGACGAGCAGGAGGTGGCCACCATCAATTACACCAGCGGCACCACGGGCTCACCCAAGGGCGTGATGTACCACCACCGCGGAGCGTTTTTAAACGCCATGGGCGAGCTCATTGAATTCGGCTTAACCCCGGAATCCAACTACCTGTGGACCCTGCCCATGTTTCACTGCAACGGGTGGTGTTTTCCATGGGCCGTGACCGCAGCCGGCGCCACCCATGTATGCCTTCGGAAAGTGGAGCCGGAAACCATTTACCACATGATTGGTTCCGAGCAGATCACTCACTTGTGTGCCGCACCCACGGTCTTGATCGGGCTTTCAGCCCATGCCGAACAAAACAGCATCAAGCTGGACCATCACGTGGAGATTATGACCGCAGGCGCTCCCCCGGCCCCCCAGGTGATCCTGAACATGGAAAACGTGGGCGCCAACATCACCCAGACTTACGGTTTGACAGAAGTCTATGGCCCGCATTCCATCTGCAAGTGGCAGGACCGGTGGAAGTCCCTGGATCCTGAGGAGAAAGCCAGGATCAAGGCCAGGCAGGGAGTGCCTTACGTGCATGCCCTGCACATGAACGTGGTCGATCCTGAGACCATGACCTCGGTTCCCCGTGACGGCCAGACCATCGGCGAGATTGTCATGCGCGGCAACAACGTGATGCTGGGTTATTACAAGGATCCCCGGGCCACCCGGGAGGCATTTGCCGGCGGCTGGTTTCACTCCGGGGACCTGGCGGTGATGCACCCGGACGGATACATCCAGATCATGGACCGTAAAAAAGACATCATTATCAGCGGCGGAGAAAATATTTCCACAGTGGAGCTGGAAAACACCATTTATCAGCACCCGGCTGTAATGGAAGTGGCCGTGGTCTCAACCCCGGATCCCAAGTGGGGCGAGGTGCCCAAGGCTTATATCACCCCCCGTCCCGGTGCAGAACCCACAGCCGAAGACATTATTGATTTCTGCAAGCAGAATCTGGCCCGATTTAAGGCGCCAAAGCACGTGGTGTTTGGGGAGTTGCCCAAAACCGCCACAGGTAAAATTCAGAAATACAAGCTGCGCGAAAAGGAGTGGAGCGATAGCCAAAAGGCCGGATGA
- a CDS encoding YhaN family protein yields MKIDALHLTAFGPFTNTCLDFSKAGGRGLHLVYGPNEAGKSSALRALRALFYGIDERSADSFIHPYAKMRVGATLCADNGQRLDIVRRKGRTNTLRGADDQTVVEESVLAGFLNNVDADVFATMFGIGYDDLVAGGRQIVSGGGDLGQLVFSAGSGIVRLKSIRDALQAEAENLFKPSGKNPAINAALLQLKDIEKQLQQTMLPGSRWTELEKEYRQAGENRQKVEAELRENQKARHHLDRIRQALPVIARRQEVTDLLAQYENTPVLAADFAETRRDLVSKLDMAGREAERAETAISAIEKEMAGLLPDDTIINNAGLIEDLYQQLGSQHKAEADRVGLDTRRSALLGECREILRNLSGELSLEDAEQLRIKKEQAAAIRRLSSEYEQITTRMESAKETLPETTREIRHLEEQKQQLSKPRDPQSIATLEAVLTEALEYAPLEKQNKQDLAGMDARRAAFENRLQQLGLSAKTAGELQKLPVPAIETIQVYEDSFDQGKTRARELARERQQIDEQLRETETRINAGQMAQAVPSESDLTTARARRDQGWQLVRTRLEGGRVDEQAISEYLGLSDNCTILADAFEYHVKGADELADRLRREADRVAEHARLAADHQTAQNRRAELDAACKQAQEEIENLRAQWENLWAQTGISPKTPREMERWIRDFVVLKSDLSEFEQVCAKAQDLENQTETRRAALAEELKKLDPQTDFSGVSLSRLVFQARKIIEDEKNLAAEHEKIDSEAAARKKELAAAKNRLETGQKEFEKWRASWAAAVSSLGLSPDSRPAEAEAVMEDVRTLFEKLKNAETLQKRIHGIDRDAEAFSTKVAALTDAVAPDLSGSAAQDIVLQLHGRLTRAREDSTRKNTLEKQLTAEKKNLETARKNTQSLQTRLGRMCEEAGCTDYRQLPEAEQRSEKRRQLDTELQSLEQRILELSGGATVEQFTAAAGAVDADTIEPEIIRYDEKIAELTKQKDSLTETLGSLGNEMSKMDGSAKAAELAQKRQEILGRLDPDARHYVRVRIATRVLDRAIDRFREKNQDPMLFRASELFAKITCGAFSGMRPEFDDTGRPVITGVRGAEHELVPVWAMSDGTADQLYLSLRLAGLEMTMEKTSPMPFIVDDILIKFDNDRAAAALEILADLSAQTQVIFFTHHAHLVDLARECLADDRVVYHQL; encoded by the coding sequence ATGAAAATCGATGCCCTTCACCTGACCGCATTTGGCCCGTTTACAAACACCTGCCTTGATTTCAGCAAGGCCGGCGGCCGGGGCCTTCACCTGGTTTACGGCCCCAACGAAGCCGGCAAAAGCTCGGCCTTGCGGGCCTTGCGCGCACTGTTTTACGGAATTGACGAACGAAGCGCCGACAGCTTCATCCACCCTTATGCCAAAATGCGTGTGGGCGCAACACTGTGCGCGGATAACGGGCAGCGACTCGATATTGTCCGGCGCAAGGGCCGGACCAACACCCTGCGGGGGGCAGACGATCAGACCGTGGTGGAGGAAAGCGTTCTGGCCGGTTTTTTAAACAACGTGGATGCAGATGTTTTTGCCACAATGTTTGGTATCGGCTATGATGATCTGGTGGCCGGGGGCCGCCAGATTGTCTCAGGGGGCGGGGATCTGGGCCAGCTCGTATTTTCGGCCGGCTCCGGCATCGTGCGGCTAAAATCAATCCGTGATGCCCTTCAGGCCGAAGCCGAGAATCTGTTTAAGCCTTCGGGAAAAAACCCGGCCATCAATGCCGCGTTATTGCAGTTAAAAGACATTGAAAAACAGCTCCAGCAGACCATGCTTCCCGGCTCCCGGTGGACAGAGCTTGAAAAGGAATACCGGCAGGCCGGGGAAAACCGCCAAAAAGTTGAAGCCGAGCTGCGGGAAAACCAAAAGGCGCGCCATCATTTGGACAGAATCCGGCAAGCCCTGCCTGTCATTGCCCGGCGGCAGGAAGTCACAGACCTGCTGGCCCAATATGAAAACACCCCGGTGCTGGCAGCCGATTTTGCCGAAACCCGCCGGGATCTTGTGTCTAAACTCGACATGGCCGGCAGGGAGGCCGAGCGCGCGGAAACCGCCATTTCCGCCATTGAAAAGGAAATGGCCGGGCTCCTGCCAGATGATACAATTATCAACAACGCCGGACTCATTGAAGATCTTTACCAGCAGCTTGGCAGCCAGCACAAGGCCGAAGCCGACCGGGTGGGCCTCGATACCCGGCGCTCTGCCCTGCTGGGCGAATGCCGGGAAATCCTGCGCAACCTCTCAGGTGAGTTAAGCCTTGAAGATGCCGAACAACTGCGCATCAAAAAGGAACAGGCCGCGGCCATCCGGCGCCTTTCCTCTGAATATGAGCAGATCACAACCCGAATGGAAAGTGCAAAAGAGACCCTGCCGGAAACAACCCGGGAAATCCGGCACCTTGAAGAACAAAAACAGCAGCTTTCCAAGCCCCGGGACCCGCAATCCATAGCAACCCTGGAGGCCGTGCTCACAGAAGCCCTGGAATACGCACCCCTGGAAAAACAAAACAAGCAGGATCTTGCCGGCATGGATGCCCGCAGGGCCGCTTTTGAAAACCGGCTGCAGCAGCTGGGCCTTTCCGCCAAAACCGCCGGGGAGCTGCAAAAACTGCCGGTCCCTGCAATAGAAACCATCCAGGTTTATGAAGACAGCTTTGATCAGGGCAAAACGCGCGCCCGGGAACTGGCCAGGGAGCGCCAGCAGATAGATGAGCAGCTCCGGGAAACCGAAACCCGCATAAATGCCGGGCAAATGGCCCAGGCCGTACCCTCCGAGTCTGACTTGACCACCGCCCGGGCCCGAAGGGATCAGGGCTGGCAGCTTGTCCGCACCCGGCTTGAAGGCGGCCGCGTCGACGAGCAGGCGATTTCCGAATACCTTGGCCTTTCAGACAACTGCACCATTCTGGCTGACGCCTTTGAATACCATGTAAAAGGTGCAGACGAACTTGCAGATCGCCTGCGCCGGGAGGCTGACCGGGTGGCCGAGCATGCAAGGCTTGCTGCGGACCACCAGACCGCACAAAACCGCCGGGCGGAACTGGATGCGGCATGCAAACAGGCACAGGAAGAGATTGAAAACCTTCGCGCTCAATGGGAAAACCTCTGGGCGCAAACCGGTATCTCTCCGAAAACGCCCAGGGAAATGGAGCGATGGATTCGGGATTTTGTGGTGTTAAAAAGCGATTTGTCCGAATTTGAGCAGGTCTGCGCAAAAGCACAGGATCTGGAAAACCAGACCGAAACCCGCCGGGCCGCCCTGGCAGAAGAACTCAAAAAACTGGATCCACAAACCGATTTTTCCGGCGTCTCCTTAAGCCGGCTCGTATTTCAGGCCCGCAAGATCATTGAAGATGAGAAAAATCTCGCTGCCGAACATGAAAAAATCGACTCCGAAGCCGCGGCCAGAAAAAAAGAACTGGCTGCGGCCAAAAACCGGCTTGAAACCGGACAAAAGGAATTTGAAAAATGGCGCGCCAGCTGGGCGGCAGCGGTTTCTTCTCTGGGCCTATCCCCGGACTCCCGCCCGGCTGAAGCCGAAGCGGTCATGGAGGATGTGCGCACCCTGTTTGAAAAGCTCAAAAACGCCGAAACCCTTCAAAAGCGCATCCATGGCATAGACCGGGATGCTGAGGCATTTTCCACCAAGGTCGCGGCCCTGACAGATGCCGTTGCCCCGGATCTTTCCGGCAGTGCGGCCCAGGATATCGTCCTGCAACTCCACGGCCGCCTGACCCGTGCCAGAGAGGACAGCACCCGGAAAAACACTCTTGAAAAACAACTGACAGCAGAGAAAAAAAACCTTGAAACCGCCCGCAAAAATACCCAATCCCTGCAGACACGACTTGGGCGGATGTGCGAGGAGGCCGGGTGCACGGATTACAGGCAGCTGCCCGAAGCCGAGCAGCGATCCGAAAAGCGCAGACAGCTCGACACCGAGTTACAATCCCTTGAACAAAGAATCCTGGAACTTTCCGGCGGGGCCACGGTGGAGCAATTTACGGCTGCGGCCGGAGCCGTGGATGCCGATACCATTGAACCGGAAATCATCCGCTATGATGAAAAAATTGCAGAGCTGACAAAGCAGAAAGACAGCCTTACAGAGACCCTCGGCAGCCTGGGAAATGAAATGTCGAAAATGGACGGCAGCGCAAAAGCCGCTGAACTGGCCCAGAAGCGCCAGGAAATTCTGGGCCGCCTGGATCCCGATGCCCGCCATTATGTCCGGGTCAGAATTGCCACCCGGGTGCTGGACCGGGCCATTGACCGGTTCAGGGAAAAAAACCAGGACCCCATGCTCTTTCGGGCCTCGGAGCTGTTTGCAAAAATCACCTGCGGTGCGTTTTCCGGCATGCGTCCGGAATTTGACGACACCGGTCGCCCGGTGATCACCGGGGTGCGGGGAGCAGAGCACGAACTGGTCCCTGTATGGGCCATGAGCGACGGCACGGCAGACCAGCTTTATTTGTCCCTGCGTCTGGCGGGTCTGGAAATGACAATGGAAAAAACCAGCCCCATGCCCTTTATCGTCGATGACATCCTGATCAAATTCGACAATGACCGGGCCGCAGCCGCCCTGGAAATCCTTGCCGATCTCTCGGCGCAGACCCAGGTGATCTTTTTTACCCATCACGCCCACTTAGTCGACCTGGCCCGGGAGTGCCTGGCAGATGACAGGGTGGTTTACCACCAGCTTTGA
- a CDS encoding metallophosphoesterase family protein has protein sequence MFTFIHAADIHLDSPMHKLEAYDGAPVEEFRLSTRRAFENLVELALGQQVSFILISGDLYDGDWKDYNTGLYFINQMVRLQKAGIRVFVTAGNHDAASTITRSLRMPDNVTLFAANRAETATMDDPAVAIHGRSFAAPAEKNDLSADYPASLPGRFNIGMLHTCATGRPGHEAYAPCSPARLAQTGYQYWALGHVHDHEVLNRDPFIVFPGNTQGRHIREAGPKGCVLVTVTDSTDIDLAFTPTDVVRWCLISVDAGGSHDAREVISAFAGQLETVISENNAMPLAVRVEIIGETKAAGELAADPERWTGEIRAAAIETGAGRVWVEKVRFFCRLPADVDHPPSGGAMEELVSLFEDLAHDPEARTALGSELSDFCRKLPIELRQDPDGIKCDDPDWIKELLDQIRPELVGRLMGKGERS, from the coding sequence ATGTTTACCTTTATCCATGCTGCGGATATTCATCTTGACAGTCCCATGCACAAGCTCGAGGCTTATGACGGAGCCCCTGTTGAGGAATTCCGGCTGTCAACCCGCAGGGCCTTTGAAAATCTGGTGGAACTCGCGCTCGGGCAGCAAGTGTCCTTTATTCTGATTTCCGGAGATCTCTACGACGGGGACTGGAAGGATTACAACACCGGCCTGTATTTTATCAACCAGATGGTCCGCCTGCAAAAAGCCGGTATTCGGGTATTTGTGACAGCCGGAAACCACGATGCCGCAAGCACCATCACCCGCTCGCTGCGCATGCCCGACAACGTTACCCTGTTTGCCGCCAACCGGGCCGAAACCGCAACCATGGATGATCCGGCCGTGGCCATCCACGGAAGAAGTTTTGCCGCACCCGCGGAAAAAAACGATCTGTCCGCAGACTATCCCGCATCCCTGCCCGGCCGGTTTAACATCGGCATGCTCCATACCTGCGCCACCGGCAGACCGGGCCATGAAGCCTATGCCCCCTGCTCTCCGGCCCGGCTTGCGCAAACAGGATATCAGTACTGGGCACTGGGCCATGTTCACGATCACGAGGTATTGAACCGGGATCCCTTTATCGTGTTTCCCGGAAACACCCAGGGCCGGCATATCCGGGAGGCCGGCCCCAAAGGATGCGTTCTGGTGACAGTAACAGACAGCACGGATATTGACCTTGCCTTTACCCCCACTGACGTGGTGCGCTGGTGCCTGATCTCTGTTGACGCGGGCGGCAGCCACGACGCCCGTGAAGTGATCAGTGCGTTTGCCGGCCAACTGGAAACCGTGATTTCGGAAAACAATGCCATGCCCCTGGCCGTTCGGGTGGAAATCATTGGTGAAACAAAGGCTGCCGGCGAACTGGCCGCAGACCCGGAACGCTGGACCGGCGAAATCCGGGCCGCGGCCATTGAAACCGGCGCAGGCCGGGTGTGGGTGGAAAAAGTCCGGTTTTTCTGCCGTCTTCCTGCAGATGTTGACCATCCGCCTTCAGGCGGGGCAATGGAAGAACTTGTATCCCTGTTTGAGGACCTGGCACACGACCCAGAGGCCAGAACAGCACTTGGCAGCGAGCTTTCGGATTTCTGCCGCAAGCTGCCCATAGAGCTCAGACAAGACCCGGACGGCATCAAATGCGATGATCCGGATTGGATCAAGGAGCTTCTGGACCAGATCCGGCCGGAACTGGTGGGCCGGCTGATGGGCAAAGGAGAAAGATCATGA